Proteins co-encoded in one Girardinichthys multiradiatus isolate DD_20200921_A chromosome 11, DD_fGirMul_XY1, whole genome shotgun sequence genomic window:
- the cxxc5a gene encoding CXXC-type zinc finger protein 5 isoform X2, protein MSSGLLEGPQTEDLERSTCKQDSPVIERRNRSGIISEPLSKSLKKSRTLSQYTAVSSAATNGHTHNSSMKSHSAKPQPPPAPQATVSTLTAAKLDRTLEQVLEGQNGLLHFAQAAALLKRAGMEHMLLPGGMGVGVGSGDTGSGASDLEGTSVTDAVGGPVDFPYGVGGGFPFNPGLFIMTPAGVFLADSALHMAGLTEYPAQSELASAINSGKKKRKRCGMCPPCRRRINCEQCSSCRNRKTGHQICKFRKCEELKKKPSAALEVMLPTGAAFRWFQ, encoded by the coding sequence ATGTCTAGCGGGCTGTTGGAGGGACCCCAGACAGAGGACCTGGAGCGGAGTACCTGCAAACAGGACTCTCCTGTCATAGAACGCAGGAATCGCAGCGGCATCATCAGCGAGCCTCTCAGCAAGAGCCTTAAGAAGTCTCGCACCCTATCTCAATATACAGCAGTCTCGTCTGCTGCCACCAATGGACACACGCACAATAGCTCGATGAAGAGCCACTCGGCCAAACCTCAACCACCCCCAGCCCCCCAAGCCACAGTCTCCACACTGACAGCAGCCAAGTTGGACCGAACCCTAGAACAGGTTCTGGAGGGACAGAATGGCCTTCTGCACTTTGCCCAGGCGGCCGCACTGTTAAAGCGAGCCGGTATGGAGCACATGCTCCTGCCTGGGGGCATGGGAGTGGGAGTTGGCAGCGGAGACACAGGCTCGGGGGCTAGCGACTTGGAGGGTACGTCTGTCACGGACGCCGTCGGTGGTCCTGTTGACTTCCCATATGGAGTAGGAGGTGGCTTCCCCTTCAACCCGGGGCTTTTCATCATGACGCCGGCTGGAGTGTTTCTGGCGGACAGCGCACTGCACATGGCTGGCTTGACCGAATACCCAGCACAGAGCGAGCTGGCCTCTGCTATCAACTCCGGCAAAAAGAAACGGAAACGCTGTGGCATGTGCCCGCCTTGCCGACGGCGGATTAACTGCGAGCAGTGCAGCAGCTGCCGGAACAGAAAAACAGGCCACCAGATCTGCAAGTTTCGCAAATGTGAGGAGCTGAAGAAGAAACCCTCTGCTGCACTGGAG
- the cxxc5a gene encoding CXXC-type zinc finger protein 5 isoform X1, whose translation MSSGLLEGPQTEDLERSTCKQDSPVIERRNRSGIISEPLSKSLKKSRTLSQYTAVSSAATNGHTHNSSMKSHSAKPQPPPAPQATVSTLTAAKLDRTLEQVLEGQNGLLHFAQAAALLKRAGMEHMLLPGGMGVGVGSGDTGSGASDLEGTSVTDAVGGPVDFPYGVGGGFPFNPGLFIMTPAGVFLADSALHMAGLTEYPAQSELASAINSGKKKRKRCGMCPPCRRRINCEQCSSCRNRKTGHQICKFRKCEELKKKPSAALEKVMLPTGAAFRWFQ comes from the coding sequence ATGTCTAGCGGGCTGTTGGAGGGACCCCAGACAGAGGACCTGGAGCGGAGTACCTGCAAACAGGACTCTCCTGTCATAGAACGCAGGAATCGCAGCGGCATCATCAGCGAGCCTCTCAGCAAGAGCCTTAAGAAGTCTCGCACCCTATCTCAATATACAGCAGTCTCGTCTGCTGCCACCAATGGACACACGCACAATAGCTCGATGAAGAGCCACTCGGCCAAACCTCAACCACCCCCAGCCCCCCAAGCCACAGTCTCCACACTGACAGCAGCCAAGTTGGACCGAACCCTAGAACAGGTTCTGGAGGGACAGAATGGCCTTCTGCACTTTGCCCAGGCGGCCGCACTGTTAAAGCGAGCCGGTATGGAGCACATGCTCCTGCCTGGGGGCATGGGAGTGGGAGTTGGCAGCGGAGACACAGGCTCGGGGGCTAGCGACTTGGAGGGTACGTCTGTCACGGACGCCGTCGGTGGTCCTGTTGACTTCCCATATGGAGTAGGAGGTGGCTTCCCCTTCAACCCGGGGCTTTTCATCATGACGCCGGCTGGAGTGTTTCTGGCGGACAGCGCACTGCACATGGCTGGCTTGACCGAATACCCAGCACAGAGCGAGCTGGCCTCTGCTATCAACTCCGGCAAAAAGAAACGGAAACGCTGTGGCATGTGCCCGCCTTGCCGACGGCGGATTAACTGCGAGCAGTGCAGCAGCTGCCGGAACAGAAAAACAGGCCACCAGATCTGCAAGTTTCGCAAATGTGAGGAGCTGAAGAAGAAACCCTCTGCTGCACTGGAG